Proteins from one Candidatus Poseidoniia archaeon genomic window:
- the dinB gene encoding DNA polymerase IV, protein MEWPRAILHLDMDAFFVNVHLLNHPGDRGLPLAIGGKPGTRGVVASASYEARQHGVRSAMPATQAARRCPELKFAAPDWERIEGCSREVMRRLAEFGPLEPLSVDEAFVDLGEAAAPEKLAPRLRKYVSSETKLPASVGLATCKLVAKVASDFEKPEGCTIVPPGGEAQFLAPLPVRRLYGVGPKTGAALAELGIETCGELAEADVQSLLPAFGSYGAVLHELARGSDTRPVDPSPWERKQISTERTFAQDVEEREPLLAALATLCEQVAGELASSGRTGRTVTLKLRWADFTTITRQRTLPGEIAAANDILRAATALLDRNWAAEQPVRLLGVGVSRLGTRAQTRLGEF, encoded by the coding sequence ATGGAGTGGCCGCGTGCAATCCTGCATCTCGACATGGACGCCTTCTTCGTCAACGTTCACCTGCTCAACCATCCCGGCGACCGCGGCCTGCCGCTCGCCATCGGCGGCAAGCCGGGGACGCGAGGCGTCGTCGCGTCGGCCAGCTACGAGGCGCGGCAGCACGGCGTCCGCTCAGCGATGCCCGCCACGCAGGCGGCGCGCCGCTGCCCCGAACTGAAGTTCGCCGCGCCCGACTGGGAGCGCATCGAGGGCTGCTCGCGCGAGGTGATGCGGCGGCTGGCCGAGTTCGGCCCGCTCGAGCCGCTATCGGTCGACGAGGCGTTCGTCGACCTGGGTGAGGCCGCGGCGCCAGAAAAACTGGCGCCGCGGCTCCGTAAGTACGTTTCGAGCGAAACCAAGCTGCCGGCGTCGGTTGGGCTCGCGACATGCAAGCTGGTCGCCAAGGTCGCGAGCGACTTCGAAAAGCCCGAAGGCTGCACCATCGTGCCGCCCGGCGGCGAGGCGCAGTTTCTCGCGCCGCTCCCCGTCAGGCGACTTTACGGCGTCGGCCCGAAAACCGGCGCCGCGCTGGCCGAGCTGGGCATCGAGACCTGCGGGGAGCTGGCCGAAGCGGACGTGCAATCACTGCTCCCCGCCTTCGGCAGCTACGGCGCGGTGCTGCACGAACTGGCGCGCGGCAGCGACACGCGGCCGGTTGACCCCAGCCCGTGGGAGCGCAAGCAAATCTCGACCGAGCGCACCTTCGCGCAAGACGTCGAAGAGCGCGAGCCGCTGCTGGCGGCGCTCGCCACGCTCTGCGAGCAGGTCGCCGGCGAGCTCGCCAGCTCCGGGCGCACCGGGCGCACGGTGACGCTGAAGCTGCGCTGGGCCGACTTCACGACCATCACCCGCCAGCGCACGCTCCCCGGCGAAATCGCCGCCGCCAACGACATCCTGCGCGCCGCGACCGCGCTGCTCGACCGCAACTGGGCGGCGGAGCAGCCGGTGCGGCTGCTCGGCGTCGGCGTCAGCCGGCTCGGGACGCGCGCGCAGACGCGGCTGGGGGAGTTTTAG
- a CDS encoding tryptophan--tRNA ligase: protein MELDPWASDRIKDYARLRDQFGLGTLAPDATGLPEGPLFRRSIVFAHRGWELFGRALADGKPTALMTGLMPSGKMHLGHKMLLDQVIAYQRLGSDIFIAVADLEAAATRNIPLDACRDYAVAEYLRHYVALGLEPCQFYYQSERLQVLRLAHQLSHRVNWSKLEAFYGFSGTTSLAHANAPLVQAGDILHPQLPEFGGPRPTLVPVGVDQDPHLRLTRDLAAAVRKVRCRQAKDGRIGAFATGDDETAKLLKDAGKLCARIGFKKQELNVDYGALYLDDAGEADVAHIDAALAFVDASHGGFGFMAPSSTYHRLMLGLTGGKMASSEPDSAIFLADSPGNAQRKVKRAQTTGGATVEEHRKTGGRPLECPVFELYAYHLMDDDAKLKEIHDGCADGSWFCGECKTLAGDLLGGFLEGHQSRLVEADTEPFTV from the coding sequence ATGGAACTGGACCCGTGGGCCAGCGACCGCATCAAGGACTACGCGCGGCTGCGCGACCAGTTCGGGCTCGGGACGCTGGCGCCCGACGCTACGGGGCTGCCGGAAGGGCCGCTCTTCCGCCGCAGTATCGTCTTTGCGCACCGCGGCTGGGAGCTATTCGGCCGCGCGCTGGCTGACGGGAAACCGACGGCGCTGATGACCGGGCTGATGCCTTCGGGGAAGATGCATCTCGGCCACAAGATGCTGCTCGACCAGGTCATCGCCTACCAGCGGCTCGGCAGCGACATCTTCATCGCGGTCGCCGACCTCGAAGCGGCGGCGACGCGCAACATCCCGCTCGACGCGTGTCGCGACTACGCCGTCGCGGAATACCTGCGCCACTACGTCGCGCTCGGCCTCGAGCCGTGCCAGTTCTACTACCAGTCGGAGCGGTTGCAGGTGCTGCGACTGGCGCACCAGCTTTCGCACCGCGTCAACTGGTCGAAACTGGAAGCGTTTTACGGCTTCAGCGGCACGACCAGCCTCGCGCACGCCAACGCGCCGCTGGTGCAGGCGGGCGACATCCTCCATCCGCAACTGCCGGAATTCGGCGGCCCGCGGCCGACGCTGGTGCCGGTCGGGGTCGACCAGGACCCACACCTGCGGCTAACGCGCGACCTCGCCGCGGCGGTGCGCAAGGTGCGCTGCCGGCAGGCGAAGGACGGCCGCATCGGCGCCTTCGCGACCGGCGACGACGAAACCGCGAAGCTGCTGAAGGACGCCGGCAAGCTCTGCGCCAGGATCGGCTTCAAAAAGCAGGAGCTGAACGTCGATTACGGCGCGCTCTACCTCGACGATGCCGGCGAAGCCGACGTGGCGCACATCGACGCCGCGCTGGCGTTCGTCGACGCCTCGCACGGCGGTTTCGGGTTCATGGCACCCTCGAGCACCTACCACCGGCTGATGCTCGGCCTCACCGGCGGCAAGATGGCGTCGTCCGAGCCGGACAGCGCTATCTTCCTCGCTGACTCGCCCGGCAACGCGCAACGCAAGGTGAAGCGGGCGCAGACCACCGGCGGCGCGACGGTCGAAGAGCATCGGAAAACGGGCGGCCGCCCGCTAGAATGCCCGGTATTCGAGCTATATGCTTACCATCTGATGGATGATGACGCGAAACTGAAGGAGATCCACGACGGCTGCGCCGACGGCAGCTGGTTCTGCGGCGAGTGCAAGACGCTCGCGGGTGACCTGCTGGGCGGCTTTCTCGAAGGCCACCAGTCGCGGCTGGTAGAAGCCGATACGGAACCGTTCACAGTTTAA
- the lipB gene encoding lipoyl(octanoyl) transferase LipB: MSEVAALETRARLAPVTLLRAGQRSHATVDTAMQKLQAQRIAREIPDTLIFVEHPEVITVGRRAKVDGIAAPDGYASREVDRGGGITWHGPGQLVGYPVFRWREESIRTVITLIEEWILRALATFGIAAGRNPAMMGVWLDGFKVASIGLQFSQWVSRHGFDINLATPGDRLQAVAGCGLPVGRHTSLAALGHDIPLAAMEAALLAQMPAVLGRELAGERGWDF; the protein is encoded by the coding sequence ATGAGTGAGGTCGCCGCGCTGGAAACGCGGGCGCGGCTGGCGCCCGTGACGCTGCTGCGCGCTGGCCAGCGCAGCCACGCTACGGTCGACACGGCGATGCAGAAGTTGCAGGCGCAACGCATTGCGAGGGAGATACCGGACACGCTGATATTCGTCGAGCACCCCGAGGTCATCACCGTCGGGCGGCGTGCGAAGGTGGACGGCATCGCGGCGCCGGACGGCTACGCGTCGCGCGAGGTGGACCGCGGCGGCGGCATCACCTGGCACGGGCCGGGACAACTGGTGGGATATCCGGTCTTCCGCTGGCGCGAGGAGTCGATTCGCACGGTAATCACGCTCATCGAGGAATGGATTCTGCGGGCACTTGCGACATTTGGCATTGCCGCCGGGCGCAATCCAGCCATGATGGGAGTCTGGCTCGACGGCTTCAAGGTCGCCAGCATCGGACTACAGTTCAGCCAGTGGGTCTCGCGCCACGGTTTTGATATCAACCTTGCCACGCCGGGCGACCGGTTGCAAGCGGTCGCCGGCTGCGGCCTGCCGGTGGGCCGGCACACTTCGCTGGCAGCGCTCGGCCACGACATCCCGCTGGCCGCGATGGAGGCGGCGCTGCTGGCGCAGATGCCTGCGGTACTGGGGCGCGAACTGGCGGGGGAGCGCGGCTGGGATTTCTAA